The following coding sequences lie in one Glycine soja cultivar W05 chromosome 16, ASM419377v2, whole genome shotgun sequence genomic window:
- the LOC114389812 gene encoding uncharacterized protein LOC114389812, giving the protein MFENGSGSFSTTTKVNPREKCKEVTTRRGAVVGLKDESEYSEKKTNEGVVKMSDAKEVVEKEQKNEVLAKEEEKEISEVEKQKLKKTTSNKGKVVIDHPAIQHLPYPHAPSKKDKEKQYSRFLDIFKKLQINIPFTEALEQMPTYAKFMKEFLTKKRRTTDDEMVELEVGCSAIIQKSIPEKSQDPSSFTIPVTIGRLSVGRALLDLGANIYLMLLSMIKHIREVEIRPTRIALQLADKTIKHPYGIIEDVLVKVNKFLFPVDFVVMDMDEDNEVPLILGRPFMKISKVIIDVDDAKLTVRVQGGEVQFNVFEAMKHPKDKGECF; this is encoded by the coding sequence ATGTTTGAGAACGGAAGTGGATCCTTCTCAACAACCACAAAGGTCAACCCAAGAGAAAAATGTAAGGAAGTTACAACTAGGAGGGGGGCAGTGGTCGGTTTGAAGGATGAAAGTGAGTATAGTGAGAAAAAGACAAATGAAGGAGTTGTAAAAATGAGTGATGCAAAAGAAGTAGTCgaaaaagagcaaaaaaatgaagtattagctaaagaggaagagaaggaaaTAAGTGAAGTGGAGAagcaaaaattgaagaaaacaacGTCTAACAAAGGCAAAGTTGTAATAGATCATCCAGCAATTCAacatcttccttatccacatgctccatcaaaaaaggataaagaaaAGCAGTACTCAcgttttttagatatttttaagaaactgcAGATTAACATTCCCTTTACAGAAGCATTAGAGCAAATGCCAACATATGCCAAATTCATGAAAGAATTTCTTACAAAGAAAAGGAGAACCACGGATGATGAAATGGTAGAGCTAGAAGTAGGATGCAGTGCAATCATCCAAAAATCCATTCCAGAAAAATCACAAGATCCCAGTAGTTTCACAATTCCTGTGACTATTGGGAGATTATCGGTGGGCAGAGCACTTCTTGATTTAGGTGCAAACATCTACCTCATGCTCTTATCCATGATCAAACACATCAGAGAAGTTGAAATTAGACCCACAAGAATAGCTTTGCAACTAGCTGACAAAACTATCAAGCATCCTTATGGTATTATTGAAGATGTATTGGTGAAAGTCAACAAATTTCTCTTTCCAGTCGACTTCGTGGTGATGGACATGGATGAAGACAATGAAGTTCCATTAATTCTTGGCAGACCTTTCATGAAGATTTCCAAAGTAATAATTGATGTTGACGATGCAAAACTCACTGTCAGAGTCCAAGGTGGTGAAGTGCAATTTAATGTCTTTGAAGCCATGAAGCACCCGAAAGATAAAGGGGAGTGTTTTTGA